A genomic window from Anoplolepis gracilipes chromosome 6, ASM4749672v1, whole genome shotgun sequence includes:
- the Impe3 gene encoding uncharacterized protein Impe3 isoform X1 — MKIVCSLMMILIFRQAIAGIVRKPPAFSTPVYSNSYLPAAMQVIFHAVEQLKLLQEEEMSQESVATKPPTSTTQSMTYQPQLTTSEETSVNTTATTTKVRDEKTETSEMVTSIPIKQTSSQGSSEIYDNLTEAIQHAETSTSSGLVGEESPEVNEEMAEINYELSVTPEMNHELPEPVQETQESNQELPEKSEEFLTVENSFSETPKTNTLQHDNVSQQQSTQISVTKAMASQKKKEPTVDSVVDEIYGIVKTTTSPFSEESDITSESKSAMGISIDKMETIEDEEEETRFTLLGEKVSQVPRPSLNSYLKRTKVPARPALQQLANLYDALSKDARKQGFARFAGYSDEILKNLHSSAEGGVGPQLKKLLEKVIERNELTRDDAKIKTSQALRDLDDPASALNKDLRRLLPLRFTP; from the exons ATGAAGATAGTATGCAGTTTGatgatgattttaatttttcgacaa GCCATCGCCGGAATCGTTAGGAAGCCGCCGGCATTTTCAACACCAGTATACTCAAATTCGTATCTCCCTGCTGCCATGCAG GTAATTTTTCACGCGGTTGAACAATTGAAATTACTTCAAGAGGAAGAAATGTCGCAAGAATCGGTAGCAACTAAACCGCCGACATCGACAACTCAGTCAATGACATATCAACCGCAATTGACGACATCCGAAGAGACTTCCGTGAATACAACTGCTACAACCACAAAAGTACGCGATGAAAAAACAGAAACTTCAGAAATGGTAACTTCGATTCCGATAAAACAGACATCGAGTCAAGGATCATCCGAGATTTACGATAATCTTACAGAAGCCATTCAACACGCGGAAACTTCGACTTCAAGTGGTTTAGTTGGCGAAGAGTCACCTGAAGTAAACGAAGAAATGgctgaaataaattatgaattatcgGTCACACCGGAAATGAATCACGAGTTACCGGAACCTGTGCAGGAGACCCAAGAATCGAATCAAGAGCTTCCAGAGAAGAGCGAAGAATTCTTAACCGTTGAAAATTCCTTCAGTGAAACGCCCAAAACTAATACTTTACAACACGACAATGTATCGCAACAGCAATCGACACAAATTTCTGTCACAAAAGCTATGGCTAGTCAGAAAAAGAAGGAACCGACCGTCGATAGCGTTGTGGATGAAATTTATGGGATCGTAAAAACGACCACTTCCCCGTTCAGTGAGGAATCGGATATTACTAGTGAATCGAAAAGTGCGATGGGAATTTCGATCGACAAGATGGAGACCATTGAggatgaagaagaagaaacaaG GTTCACTCTGTTGGGTGAGAAGGTGTCTCAAGTACCACGGCCAAGTTTGAACAGCTACTTAAAGCGTACTAAAGTGCCAGCCAGACCGGCTCTTCAACAACTGGCGAATCTTTACGACGCTCTCAGCAAGGATGCGCGAAAGCAAGGATTCGCGCGCTTTGCCGGTTATTCAGACGAAATTCTGAAGAACCTGCATTCATCAGCCGAGGGTGGTGTTGGACCACAGCTGAAGAAGCTGCTAGAAAAAGTAATAGAGCGGAATGAGCTCACTAGAGATGACGCAAAGATAAAGACATCACAAGCGCTACGTGATCTCGACGATCCTGCCAGCGCGCTCAACAAGGATTTGAGACGTCTGTTACCTTTACGTTTTACGCCCTGA
- the Impe3 gene encoding uncharacterized protein Impe3 isoform X3, with protein MSQESVATKPPTSTTQSMTYQPQLTTSEETSVNTTATTTKVRDEKTETSEMVTSIPIKQTSSQGSSEIYDNLTEAIQHAETSTSSGLVGEESPEVNEEMAEINYELSVTPEMNHELPEPVQETQESNQELPEKSEEFLTVENSFSETPKTNTLQHDNVSQQQSTQISVTKAMASQKKKEPTVDSVVDEIYGIVKTTTSPFSEESDITSESKSAMGISIDKMETIEDEEEETRFTLLGEKVSQVPRPSLNSYLKRTKVPARPALQQLANLYDALSKDARKQGFARFAGYSDEILKNLHSSAEGGVGPQLKKLLEKVIERNELTRDDAKIKTSQALRDLDDPASALNKDLRRLLPLRFTP; from the exons ATGTCGCAAGAATCGGTAGCAACTAAACCGCCGACATCGACAACTCAGTCAATGACATATCAACCGCAATTGACGACATCCGAAGAGACTTCCGTGAATACAACTGCTACAACCACAAAAGTACGCGATGAAAAAACAGAAACTTCAGAAATGGTAACTTCGATTCCGATAAAACAGACATCGAGTCAAGGATCATCCGAGATTTACGATAATCTTACAGAAGCCATTCAACACGCGGAAACTTCGACTTCAAGTGGTTTAGTTGGCGAAGAGTCACCTGAAGTAAACGAAGAAATGgctgaaataaattatgaattatcgGTCACACCGGAAATGAATCACGAGTTACCGGAACCTGTGCAGGAGACCCAAGAATCGAATCAAGAGCTTCCAGAGAAGAGCGAAGAATTCTTAACCGTTGAAAATTCCTTCAGTGAAACGCCCAAAACTAATACTTTACAACACGACAATGTATCGCAACAGCAATCGACACAAATTTCTGTCACAAAAGCTATGGCTAGTCAGAAAAAGAAGGAACCGACCGTCGATAGCGTTGTGGATGAAATTTATGGGATCGTAAAAACGACCACTTCCCCGTTCAGTGAGGAATCGGATATTACTAGTGAATCGAAAAGTGCGATGGGAATTTCGATCGACAAGATGGAGACCATTGAggatgaagaagaagaaacaaG GTTCACTCTGTTGGGTGAGAAGGTGTCTCAAGTACCACGGCCAAGTTTGAACAGCTACTTAAAGCGTACTAAAGTGCCAGCCAGACCGGCTCTTCAACAACTGGCGAATCTTTACGACGCTCTCAGCAAGGATGCGCGAAAGCAAGGATTCGCGCGCTTTGCCGGTTATTCAGACGAAATTCTGAAGAACCTGCATTCATCAGCCGAGGGTGGTGTTGGACCACAGCTGAAGAAGCTGCTAGAAAAAGTAATAGAGCGGAATGAGCTCACTAGAGATGACGCAAAGATAAAGACATCACAAGCGCTACGTGATCTCGACGATCCTGCCAGCGCGCTCAACAAGGATTTGAGACGTCTGTTACCTTTACGTTTTACGCCCTGA
- the Impe3 gene encoding uncharacterized protein Impe3 isoform X2 — translation MQVIFHAVEQLKLLQEEEMSQESVATKPPTSTTQSMTYQPQLTTSEETSVNTTATTTKVRDEKTETSEMVTSIPIKQTSSQGSSEIYDNLTEAIQHAETSTSSGLVGEESPEVNEEMAEINYELSVTPEMNHELPEPVQETQESNQELPEKSEEFLTVENSFSETPKTNTLQHDNVSQQQSTQISVTKAMASQKKKEPTVDSVVDEIYGIVKTTTSPFSEESDITSESKSAMGISIDKMETIEDEEEETRFTLLGEKVSQVPRPSLNSYLKRTKVPARPALQQLANLYDALSKDARKQGFARFAGYSDEILKNLHSSAEGGVGPQLKKLLEKVIERNELTRDDAKIKTSQALRDLDDPASALNKDLRRLLPLRFTP, via the exons ATGCAG GTAATTTTTCACGCGGTTGAACAATTGAAATTACTTCAAGAGGAAGAAATGTCGCAAGAATCGGTAGCAACTAAACCGCCGACATCGACAACTCAGTCAATGACATATCAACCGCAATTGACGACATCCGAAGAGACTTCCGTGAATACAACTGCTACAACCACAAAAGTACGCGATGAAAAAACAGAAACTTCAGAAATGGTAACTTCGATTCCGATAAAACAGACATCGAGTCAAGGATCATCCGAGATTTACGATAATCTTACAGAAGCCATTCAACACGCGGAAACTTCGACTTCAAGTGGTTTAGTTGGCGAAGAGTCACCTGAAGTAAACGAAGAAATGgctgaaataaattatgaattatcgGTCACACCGGAAATGAATCACGAGTTACCGGAACCTGTGCAGGAGACCCAAGAATCGAATCAAGAGCTTCCAGAGAAGAGCGAAGAATTCTTAACCGTTGAAAATTCCTTCAGTGAAACGCCCAAAACTAATACTTTACAACACGACAATGTATCGCAACAGCAATCGACACAAATTTCTGTCACAAAAGCTATGGCTAGTCAGAAAAAGAAGGAACCGACCGTCGATAGCGTTGTGGATGAAATTTATGGGATCGTAAAAACGACCACTTCCCCGTTCAGTGAGGAATCGGATATTACTAGTGAATCGAAAAGTGCGATGGGAATTTCGATCGACAAGATGGAGACCATTGAggatgaagaagaagaaacaaG GTTCACTCTGTTGGGTGAGAAGGTGTCTCAAGTACCACGGCCAAGTTTGAACAGCTACTTAAAGCGTACTAAAGTGCCAGCCAGACCGGCTCTTCAACAACTGGCGAATCTTTACGACGCTCTCAGCAAGGATGCGCGAAAGCAAGGATTCGCGCGCTTTGCCGGTTATTCAGACGAAATTCTGAAGAACCTGCATTCATCAGCCGAGGGTGGTGTTGGACCACAGCTGAAGAAGCTGCTAGAAAAAGTAATAGAGCGGAATGAGCTCACTAGAGATGACGCAAAGATAAAGACATCACAAGCGCTACGTGATCTCGACGATCCTGCCAGCGCGCTCAACAAGGATTTGAGACGTCTGTTACCTTTACGTTTTACGCCCTGA
- the LOC140666451 gene encoding uncharacterized protein produces the protein MAKASTFMCMLLTAVAITQAKPPYRSIDESINEVDYNANPQRNLLESKQLEENSALPTNETSMTATTQIDPTNSAVNIAINTTVRPVTTLIKPGPFSWLLSPLTQKIQFSPQSFLQDRLMLLKETLNNLGINNVLPNVTARQLLNPGGLVHFLGPNDSGFYTDRLEPAGFLGGNGWFANKGGILGGPGAIVSTGSLLTDYPTAYRRK, from the exons ATGGCAAAAGCGTCTACATTTATGTGCATGTTACTTACGGCg GTTGCAATAACACAGGCAAAACCACCGTATCGATCAATCGACGAATCTATCAATGAGGTTGATTATAATGCGAATCCGCAAAGGAATCTACTCGAATCGAAACAACTTGAAGAAAACTCTGCTTTACCGACTAACGAGACATCAATGACGGCTACTACGCAAATTGATCCAACAAACTCGGCAGTTAATATCGCAATCAACACGACTGTACGACCT GTGACAACCCTTATAAAACCGGGCCCGTTCTCTTGGTTGTTATCACCGCTAACGCAAAAGATCCAGTTCTCACCACAATCGTTCCTGCAAGATCGTCTGATGCTATTGAAAGAAACGCTAAATAATCTGGGCATCAACAACGTACTACCAAACGTGACAGCAAGGCAATTACTTAATCCAGGAGGTTTGGTGCACTTTTTAGGCCCAAATGACTCTGGTTTTTACACAGATCGGTTAGAACCAGCTGGTTTCCTAGGCGGTAACGGCTGGTTCGCCAATAAGGGCGGCATCCTCGGCGGACCCGGAGCTATAGTATCCACTGGCAGCCTTTTGACGGATTATCCGACAGCTTACAGGCGAAAATAG